The following proteins are encoded in a genomic region of Microbacterium sp. NC79:
- the lipA gene encoding lipoyl synthase, which yields MTTTAPDGRKLLRLEVRNAETPIERKPEWIKTKARTGPEYLSLRALVKDENLHTVCQEAGCPNIYECWEDREATFLIGGAECTRRCDFCQIATGKPAAYDRDEPRRVAESVVRMQLRYATVTGVARDDLPDEGAWLHAETVRQIHAMNPGTGVEILATDFSGNPDLLAEVFDSRPEVFAHNVETVPRVFKRIRPAFRYERSLGVLTMARDAGLITKSNLILGMGETDEEIVQAMHDLHEAGCDILTLTQYLRPSPRHLPIDRWVKPEQFIALREEAERIGFLGVLAGPLVRSSYRAGRLWARSMVSKGREIPEQLRHLADKAEFVQAV from the coding sequence ATGACCACCACCGCCCCCGACGGCCGCAAACTCCTTCGCCTCGAGGTACGCAACGCCGAGACCCCGATCGAACGCAAGCCTGAGTGGATAAAGACGAAGGCGCGCACCGGGCCGGAATATCTCTCGCTACGGGCCCTGGTTAAAGACGAGAATCTGCATACCGTCTGCCAGGAGGCAGGGTGCCCCAATATTTACGAGTGCTGGGAAGACCGCGAAGCGACGTTCCTCATTGGTGGAGCGGAATGCACCAGACGCTGCGATTTCTGTCAGATCGCCACGGGTAAGCCTGCCGCTTACGACCGAGACGAACCTCGTCGTGTCGCGGAGAGCGTCGTGCGCATGCAGCTGCGGTATGCGACAGTCACCGGTGTTGCCCGCGATGATCTTCCCGATGAGGGTGCGTGGTTGCACGCGGAGACAGTGCGCCAGATCCACGCGATGAATCCCGGCACCGGTGTCGAGATTCTCGCCACAGACTTCTCCGGAAATCCGGATCTTCTTGCCGAGGTCTTTGATTCGCGTCCGGAAGTTTTTGCTCACAACGTCGAAACGGTTCCGCGCGTATTCAAGCGCATCCGCCCGGCGTTCCGATACGAACGTTCCCTCGGGGTGCTGACCATGGCTCGTGATGCGGGGTTGATCACAAAATCAAACCTCATTCTGGGCATGGGCGAGACCGACGAGGAAATCGTGCAGGCTATGCATGATCTTCACGAGGCTGGCTGCGACATCCTCACTCTCACGCAATACCTTCGCCCATCGCCACGACACCTGCCGATTGACCGTTGGGTGAAGCCTGAGCAGTTCATTGCGCTTCGAGAAGAAGCCGAACGCATCGGCTTTCTCGGCGTGCTCGCCGGACCACTCGTGCGTTCCTCGTACCGTGCGGGGCGGTTGTGGGCGCGCTCGATGGTGTCGAAGGGTCGCGAGATTCCGGAGCAGTTGCGTCACCTCGCAGACAAAGCCGAGTTCGTGCAGGCCGTCTAG
- the lipB gene encoding lipoyl(octanoyl) transferase LipB, with product MRVQHAGFAPNYVEYTAGWELQRRTHAAVVAGDLPATLLLLEHASVYTAGKRTEPSERPSDGSPVVDVDRGGKITWHGPGQLVGYPILRLDDPVDVVAYVRRLETMMIDALADVGVAGTTVPGRSGVWLTDNGREDKIAAIGVRVERGVTMHGFAINVSNTLDGFNNIVPCGIRDAGVTTIERETGVTLSPAHFAETITRAFEREFTGVLA from the coding sequence ATGCGCGTTCAGCATGCCGGGTTTGCCCCGAACTACGTCGAATACACCGCAGGCTGGGAGCTACAGCGGCGCACGCACGCCGCCGTGGTCGCCGGCGACCTGCCCGCCACCCTTCTTTTGCTCGAGCACGCGAGCGTCTATACCGCAGGTAAGCGGACGGAACCATCGGAACGTCCGAGCGATGGCTCCCCCGTCGTCGACGTAGACCGCGGTGGCAAGATCACGTGGCACGGACCAGGCCAGCTCGTGGGCTATCCGATCCTGCGGTTAGATGACCCGGTCGACGTCGTGGCGTATGTGCGGCGCTTGGAGACGATGATGATTGATGCGCTTGCCGACGTGGGGGTTGCCGGAACCACGGTGCCTGGTCGTAGCGGAGTCTGGCTCACCGACAATGGTCGCGAAGACAAGATTGCGGCCATTGGGGTGCGCGTCGAACGCGGGGTCACCATGCACGGGTTCGCCATCAACGTCTCCAACACGTTGGACGGCTTCAACAACATCGTGCCGTGCGGCATTCGCGACGCTGGCGTCACCACCATCGAGCGCGAGACCGGCGTCACGCTCTCCCCCGCTCACTTCGCCGAAACCATCACACGCGCCTTCGAGCGTGAGTTCACAGGAGTCCTGGCATGA
- a CDS encoding TetR/AcrR family transcriptional regulator has translation MEPLSKQGRPKASSRETLSEAACELFLEKGYDATSVSDITARAGVSRSSFFNYFAAKSDVIWSGFDERVERLVSTLSMSGGGDASSDIREAILAFADGFAPDALALVMSNATAMDAEADLEREGSLRMVRIATAMSMRLARANHTELQAAILGAAYAGGMLAATHRWALDGSGRALLSDRLAEAVAAVEALAA, from the coding sequence ATGGAACCACTGAGCAAGCAGGGGCGCCCGAAGGCGTCATCGAGAGAAACGCTCTCCGAGGCTGCGTGCGAGCTGTTTCTCGAAAAGGGGTACGACGCCACGAGCGTGAGTGACATTACAGCCCGTGCGGGTGTGAGTCGCAGTAGCTTTTTCAACTACTTCGCGGCGAAGAGCGATGTCATCTGGTCAGGTTTTGACGAGCGTGTCGAGCGCCTGGTGTCCACGCTGTCAATGAGCGGCGGGGGAGATGCTTCGTCGGATATTCGTGAGGCCATTCTCGCTTTCGCCGATGGTTTCGCCCCTGATGCGCTCGCGCTCGTGATGTCCAATGCGACCGCGATGGATGCGGAGGCTGACCTCGAGCGCGAAGGATCTTTGCGCATGGTTCGCATCGCAACGGCCATGTCGATGCGACTTGCTCGTGCTAACCACACCGAACTTCAGGCGGCGATCCTGGGCGCTGCGTATGCCGGGGGAATGCTCGCTGCCACCCACAGGTGGGCGCTTGACGGCTCCGGCCGCGCGCTGTTGAGCGACCGTCTCGCTGAGGCTGTCGCCGCCGTTGAGGCGCTCGCTGCATAG
- the ffh gene encoding signal recognition particle protein, with protein sequence MATFGTLSERLTETFRNLRTKGKLTPADVDGTVREIRRALLDADVALEVVKEFTAKIRERALGDEVNRALNPAQQVVQIVNEELIGILGGQQRRLEFAKTPPTVIMLAGLQGSGKTTFAGKLAKMLAKDGHTPLLIAADLQRPNAVGQLTVVAERAGAAIFAPEPGNGVGNPVKVSRDGIEYAKRHQHDIVIVDTAGRLGVDAELMKQAADIRKEVQPDEVLFVIDAMIGQDAVNTAKAFQEGVDFTGVVLSKLDGDARGGAALSVASVTGRPIIFASTGEGLDDLEAFHPDRMASRILDLGDILTLIEQAQQAFDEEEALKVAEKLATDQFTLEDFLEQMQQFKKMGSMKKMLGMLPGMGNMKQQLEDFDEREIDRTEAIIRSMTPAERRTPKLLNGSRRLRIAKGSGSTVTDVNALVQRFEQAAKMMKTVARGGMPNIPGMGPVPGARPGASAKRGKKGAKKQAPRSGNPAKRAAEAAGLAQGDTQPTGSGFGLGGAGKMPSEADLAEIQKLLGKN encoded by the coding sequence ATGGCTACATTTGGCACGCTGTCTGAGCGTCTCACCGAGACTTTCCGTAACCTCCGCACCAAGGGCAAGCTCACGCCCGCTGACGTTGACGGAACCGTTCGCGAGATTCGTCGCGCCCTGCTCGACGCTGACGTCGCGCTTGAGGTCGTGAAAGAGTTCACCGCGAAAATTCGCGAGCGTGCGCTCGGCGACGAAGTCAACCGCGCTCTCAACCCTGCACAGCAGGTCGTGCAGATTGTCAACGAGGAGCTGATTGGCATCCTCGGCGGCCAGCAGCGGCGCCTGGAGTTTGCGAAGACCCCGCCCACAGTCATCATGCTGGCCGGCCTGCAGGGTTCCGGTAAGACGACGTTCGCCGGAAAGCTTGCCAAGATGCTGGCGAAGGACGGCCACACGCCGTTGCTGATCGCCGCCGACCTGCAGCGTCCGAACGCCGTCGGTCAGCTGACGGTTGTCGCTGAGCGTGCCGGTGCGGCAATTTTTGCTCCGGAACCAGGCAATGGCGTGGGTAATCCCGTGAAGGTTTCGCGCGACGGTATCGAATACGCCAAGCGTCACCAGCACGACATCGTCATCGTGGACACCGCCGGTCGACTCGGTGTGGACGCTGAGTTGATGAAGCAGGCCGCTGACATCCGCAAAGAAGTGCAGCCAGATGAGGTGCTCTTCGTCATTGACGCGATGATCGGTCAAGACGCGGTCAATACGGCAAAGGCCTTCCAGGAGGGCGTTGACTTCACGGGTGTCGTGTTGTCGAAGCTTGATGGTGACGCCCGCGGTGGTGCCGCGCTGTCGGTGGCAAGTGTCACTGGCCGCCCGATCATCTTTGCGTCCACGGGTGAGGGCCTTGACGACCTCGAAGCTTTCCACCCCGACCGCATGGCGAGCCGCATCCTCGACCTCGGTGACATTCTCACCCTGATCGAACAGGCACAGCAGGCGTTCGACGAGGAAGAAGCGCTCAAGGTCGCGGAAAAGCTCGCGACCGACCAGTTCACCCTTGAAGACTTCCTTGAGCAGATGCAGCAGTTCAAGAAGATGGGCTCCATGAAGAAGATGCTGGGAATGCTTCCCGGCATGGGAAACATGAAGCAGCAGCTTGAAGACTTCGACGAGCGCGAGATTGACCGCACTGAGGCGATCATCCGCTCCATGACGCCTGCTGAACGTCGCACGCCCAAGTTGCTCAATGGTTCCAGGCGTCTGCGCATTGCCAAGGGTTCGGGCTCGACCGTTACCGACGTGAATGCGCTCGTGCAGCGCTTCGAGCAGGCCGCGAAGATGATGAAAACGGTTGCCCGCGGTGGCATGCCGAACATCCCCGGTATGGGCCCCGTGCCCGGTGCACGCCCTGGAGCTTCTGCCAAGCGTGGTAAGAAGGGCGCCAAGAAGCAGGCACCCCGTTCCGGAAACCCGGCAAAGCGCGCGGCAGAAGCAGCTGGCCTGGCACAGGGCGACACGCAACCGACCGGCTCCGGTTTCGGGCTTGGCGGCGCGGGCAAGATGCCTAGCGAAGCAGATCTCGCCGAGATTCAGAAACTTCTCGGCAAGAACTAA
- the rpsP gene encoding 30S ribosomal protein S16: protein MSVKIRLKRMGKIRAPYYRIVVADSRTKRDGRVIEEIGKYHPTEQPSFIEVNSERAQYWLSVGAQPTEQVLVLLKLTGDWGKFKGDKDAKSTVQVAGEKAAFEAPAEKKSVIKPKAEKKAEAPAEDAPAADADAVEAPEAAADAE, encoded by the coding sequence GTGTCTGTCAAGATTCGTCTCAAGCGCATGGGCAAGATCCGTGCGCCTTACTACCGCATCGTTGTCGCTGACTCGCGCACCAAGCGCGATGGCCGCGTCATCGAAGAAATCGGCAAGTACCACCCGACCGAGCAGCCTTCGTTCATCGAGGTCAACTCGGAGCGTGCGCAGTACTGGCTCTCTGTCGGCGCTCAGCCGACCGAGCAGGTCCTCGTGCTCCTGAAGCTCACGGGCGACTGGGGCAAGTTCAAGGGCGACAAGGACGCTAAGTCGACCGTTCAGGTTGCTGGCGAGAAGGCTGCTTTCGAGGCTCCGGCTGAGAAGAAGTCTGTCATCAAGCCCAAGGCTGAAAAGAAGGCTGAAGCTCCTGCTGAGGACGCTCCCGCCGCTGACGCTGACGCTGTAGAGGCCCCCGAGGCCGCAGCAGACGCCGAGTAA
- a CDS encoding RNA-binding protein, producing MLAAALEHIVKGIVDHPDEVRINASTSSRGDLLEVHVHPDDRGRVIGRGGRTAKALRTLISALADNRRVRVDVADD from the coding sequence GTGCTGGCTGCCGCGCTCGAGCACATCGTCAAGGGGATCGTTGATCACCCAGATGAGGTGCGTATCAACGCCTCAACGTCGTCACGAGGAGACCTCCTCGAGGTGCATGTGCACCCTGACGACCGGGGCCGCGTAATCGGGCGCGGCGGCCGTACCGCGAAAGCGTTACGGACGCTCATTTCCGCTCTGGCCGACAACCGTCGCGTTCGCGTCGACGTTGCAGACGACTGA
- the rimM gene encoding ribosome maturation factor RimM (Essential for efficient processing of 16S rRNA), with protein MSEGQKNQLRVGRLVKAHGLKGAFKLELYTDNPDARFVPGAVFTLQVPESSPWHGKTVTVREFRWMNSHAVLFLDGVEDRNSADELVRAILWMDDSQDEQEDDAWYDHQLVGLDVVRDGAVIGRVARLEHMPAQDLLIVKVQDREVMVPFVTAIVPEVNIAEGRVTVTPPAGLFEDIGDDAASEGASDNAAEAHAED; from the coding sequence ATGTCTGAGGGTCAGAAAAACCAGCTTCGCGTCGGCCGCCTTGTTAAGGCACATGGCCTGAAGGGCGCTTTCAAGCTGGAGCTCTACACAGACAACCCTGATGCGCGTTTCGTTCCGGGTGCTGTCTTTACTCTTCAGGTGCCTGAGTCTTCGCCGTGGCACGGCAAGACCGTCACCGTCCGCGAGTTCCGTTGGATGAACTCGCATGCCGTCCTCTTCCTTGACGGGGTCGAAGACCGTAATTCTGCGGACGAACTCGTTCGTGCCATCCTGTGGATGGATGACTCGCAAGACGAGCAGGAAGACGACGCCTGGTATGACCACCAGCTCGTCGGACTCGACGTCGTGCGCGATGGTGCCGTCATCGGCCGCGTTGCCCGCCTCGAGCACATGCCAGCGCAAGACCTCCTCATCGTGAAGGTCCAAGACCGCGAGGTGATGGTTCCGTTCGTGACGGCCATCGTTCCTGAGGTGAACATCGCCGAGGGGCGCGTCACGGTGACGCCGCCTGCAGGCCTGTTCGAAGACATCGGTGACGACGCAGCGTCCGAGGGCGCGAGCGACAACGCCGCCGAAGCGCACGCAGAGGACTAA
- the trmD gene encoding tRNA (guanosine(37)-N1)-methyltransferase TrmD, with the protein MRIDVVSIFPSFFDVLDVSLLGKARAAGIIDVRVHDLRDWTYDRHRTVDDTPYGGGAGMVMKPEPWGEALDAIVADSQVRPTFIFPSPAGEVFTQAKARELATDEHLVFGCGRYEGIDERVFNYAAELGSVRLMSLGDYVLNGGEVASMAMIEAIGRLIPGVVGNPASLVEESHEDGLLEYPSYTKPSVWRDREVPPILLSGNHGAIATWRHEQQVERTRQRRPDLLSD; encoded by the coding sequence ATGCGGATCGACGTCGTTTCGATCTTCCCGTCGTTCTTTGACGTTCTTGACGTCTCGCTTTTGGGCAAGGCGCGTGCCGCAGGCATTATTGACGTGCGCGTGCATGACCTTCGTGACTGGACGTACGACCGGCATCGCACGGTCGACGACACTCCGTATGGCGGAGGTGCAGGCATGGTGATGAAGCCGGAACCATGGGGCGAAGCGCTCGATGCGATCGTCGCGGATTCTCAGGTGCGGCCGACCTTCATCTTCCCGTCACCCGCTGGCGAGGTTTTCACCCAGGCCAAGGCCAGGGAGCTCGCGACCGATGAGCACCTCGTATTCGGCTGCGGCCGCTATGAGGGCATCGATGAGCGCGTCTTTAACTACGCTGCCGAACTCGGCTCCGTGCGCCTGATGAGCCTTGGCGACTATGTGCTCAATGGCGGCGAGGTCGCGTCGATGGCCATGATTGAAGCAATCGGGCGCCTCATTCCCGGTGTTGTCGGCAACCCCGCCAGCCTGGTCGAAGAGTCGCACGAAGATGGTCTGCTTGAGTACCCGTCGTACACGAAGCCGTCCGTGTGGCGCGACCGCGAGGTTCCGCCGATTCTGCTGAGCGGCAACCACGGTGCCATCGCAACGTGGCGCCACGAGCAGCAGGTCGAGCGCACACGTCAGCGTCGCCCCGACCTGTTGAGCGACTAA
- the map gene encoding type I methionyl aminopeptidase: MIELRTPAEIEQMRPAGRFVAEVLATLRDETKVGTNLLSIDKRAHDMIRKAGAESCYIDYHPSFGASPFAKVICTSINDAVLHGLPHDYVLRDGDLVSLDFAVAVDGWVADSAISFIVGTPREEDLKLIDTTQRALAAAIEASQTTNRIGDISAAIGEIAHAEGLSVNTDFGGHGVGRTMHGDPHVANKGKAGRGYPLRAGLVLALEPWFLQTTDEIYTDQDGWTLRSADGSRGAHCEHTVAMTDDGPIVLTDRSFLGVD, encoded by the coding sequence ATGATCGAATTGCGCACGCCAGCCGAGATTGAGCAGATGCGCCCCGCGGGGCGTTTCGTAGCCGAGGTTCTTGCGACCCTCCGAGACGAAACGAAGGTCGGCACGAACCTCCTCAGCATCGACAAGCGTGCACACGACATGATCCGCAAGGCCGGCGCTGAATCTTGCTACATCGACTACCACCCGTCGTTTGGTGCGAGCCCCTTCGCTAAGGTCATCTGCACCTCGATCAACGATGCCGTTCTGCACGGACTCCCCCACGACTACGTCCTCCGCGATGGCGACCTGGTGAGCCTGGACTTCGCCGTCGCCGTTGATGGCTGGGTTGCAGACTCTGCGATCTCTTTCATCGTTGGTACGCCGCGCGAAGAAGACCTGAAGCTGATCGACACCACGCAGCGCGCACTCGCCGCCGCGATCGAGGCGTCCCAGACGACGAACCGCATCGGTGACATCTCGGCTGCCATCGGCGAAATCGCACACGCCGAGGGCCTGAGCGTCAACACCGACTTCGGTGGCCACGGTGTCGGCCGCACGATGCACGGCGACCCGCACGTCGCTAACAAGGGCAAGGCTGGTCGCGGCTACCCGCTGCGCGCTGGCCTCGTGCTCGCGCTCGAGCCGTGGTTCTTGCAGACCACCGATGAGATCTACACCGACCAGGATGGCTGGACGCTGCGCTCAGCCGATGGCTCGCGTGGTGCGCACTGCGAGCACACCGTCGCGATGACGGACGACGGCCCGATCGTGCTCACCGACCGTTCCTTCTTGGGCGTCGACTAA
- a CDS encoding MFS transporter permease has product MALRRAFYRWLLPAAFVLPLWLLVGYMVFQANVWAILWLLFLAMPAVFVGQLIFTLMVRSRPSVRRNRAVSTLDIAAFGTWHVLTILVGLYSEWFPLFLTLSIIAGIGVFVSSMWQLWQEATGARYETPIDGIFPGTRSAAPKPAPATGSVDGVFIVTEKREP; this is encoded by the coding sequence ATGGCACTTCGTCGCGCGTTCTACCGGTGGCTCCTCCCGGCGGCCTTCGTGTTGCCGCTGTGGCTCCTCGTCGGCTATATGGTTTTCCAGGCCAATGTGTGGGCGATCCTGTGGCTACTGTTCCTGGCAATGCCAGCAGTGTTCGTCGGTCAGTTGATCTTCACCCTGATGGTGCGCTCACGGCCCTCTGTGCGGCGCAACCGTGCCGTCTCAACTCTTGATATCGCGGCATTCGGCACGTGGCATGTGCTCACGATTCTGGTTGGCCTGTACTCCGAATGGTTCCCGCTGTTCCTGACCCTCTCGATCATCGCGGGCATCGGCGTCTTCGTGTCGAGCATGTGGCAGCTCTGGCAAGAAGCCACCGGCGCACGGTACGAGACCCCGATCGACGGCATCTTCCCCGGCACCCGTTCAGCCGCTCCCAAACCTGCCCCAGCCACTGGTTCCGTTGACGGCGTCTTCATCGTCACCGAAAAGCGCGAACCCTAA
- the rplS gene encoding 50S ribosomal protein L19 — MQILDAVDSASLRSDIPEFFPGDTVKVHVNITEGSRSRVQIFQGIVLGRSGDGIRETFCVRKISFQVGVERTFPVHSPVIERIEVVTRGDVRRAKLYYLRELRGKKAKIKEKRSN; from the coding sequence ATGCAGATCCTTGACGCCGTTGACTCGGCATCGCTTCGCTCGGACATTCCCGAGTTCTTCCCCGGTGACACCGTAAAGGTTCACGTCAACATCACGGAAGGTTCGCGCTCGCGCGTTCAGATCTTCCAGGGTATTGTCCTTGGCCGCTCGGGTGACGGCATCCGCGAGACGTTCTGCGTCCGCAAGATCAGCTTCCAGGTTGGCGTCGAGCGTACCTTCCCGGTGCACTCGCCGGTTATCGAGCGCATCGAGGTTGTTACCCGCGGTGACGTTCGTCGCGCCAAGCTGTACTACCTGCGCGAACTGCGCGGTAAGAAGGCAAAGATCAAGGAGAAGCGCTCCAACTAA
- the lepB gene encoding signal peptidase I, giving the protein MTSEFADAHMSRRDARRHRTSTKRKGGWGVFFRDLVVIILVALLVSFLVKTFVVRSFYIPSGSMENTLQVQDRILVDELTPRFTGYDRGDVVVFRDPGGWLQGVSVPKPDRGPIAEGVDWVLSLVGLSAPDSSEHLIKRVIGLPGDHVVCCNELGQTSVNGVPLDESSYVRMTPGPDRPEYKYDVVVPAGSLWVLGDNRNNSQDSRFHLDEPGAGFVPLSDVVGRAFLRTWPFDRFGGLGASDTAFIGVPDPVAE; this is encoded by the coding sequence ATGACAAGCGAGTTTGCTGACGCGCATATGTCGCGCCGCGATGCTCGACGCCACCGCACCTCAACGAAGCGGAAGGGCGGTTGGGGAGTTTTCTTTCGCGACCTCGTCGTCATCATCCTGGTGGCGCTTTTGGTGTCATTTTTGGTGAAGACCTTCGTCGTGCGGTCGTTCTACATTCCGTCAGGTTCGATGGAGAACACGCTGCAGGTGCAAGACCGCATTCTGGTTGATGAACTCACGCCGCGTTTCACCGGATACGACCGCGGTGACGTTGTTGTCTTCCGCGATCCAGGTGGGTGGCTCCAGGGCGTGTCTGTGCCCAAGCCAGACCGCGGCCCGATTGCCGAGGGCGTGGACTGGGTGCTGTCTCTTGTCGGGCTCTCCGCACCGGACTCCTCCGAGCACCTCATCAAACGTGTGATCGGCTTGCCCGGGGACCATGTGGTGTGCTGCAACGAGTTGGGGCAGACGTCGGTGAACGGCGTACCGTTGGATGAGTCTTCCTACGTACGTATGACGCCGGGGCCCGATCGGCCCGAGTACAAATACGACGTTGTGGTTCCGGCTGGCTCGCTGTGGGTTTTGGGTGACAACCGGAACAACTCGCAAGACTCCCGTTTCCACCTCGATGAACCAGGGGCTGGCTTCGTGCCGCTTTCCGACGTTGTCGGCCGTGCGTTCTTGCGCACCTGGCCGTTTGACCGCTTCGGAGGGCTCGGCGCAAGCGATACCGCCTTCATCGGTGTGCCTGATCCGGTCGCAGAATGA
- a CDS encoding ribonuclease HII, which produces MTPVVPTLEREASLLEQYPFIIACDEVGRGAIAGPVVVGASIVYSSHLESEIPEGLRDSKLIAESKRHDVAERARNWVSGSGLGWSSALEVDQIGIMRSLGTAALRAMEALAAETGVDPRDGVVLLDGNYDYIQPAGGWGMTVIPVIKGDRDCASAAAASVLAKVARDDYMVEIHAEAPAYQWERNKGYGSAEHRAAIVQFGITPHHRASWAFEGNTLF; this is translated from the coding sequence ATGACCCCTGTGGTTCCAACTCTCGAGCGCGAAGCCTCTCTGCTCGAGCAGTACCCCTTCATCATCGCGTGCGACGAAGTCGGTCGCGGCGCAATCGCCGGACCAGTCGTCGTCGGCGCATCAATCGTGTATTCCTCGCACCTGGAGTCCGAGATCCCTGAGGGACTCCGCGATTCGAAGCTCATCGCCGAGAGCAAGCGCCACGATGTGGCCGAGCGGGCGCGGAACTGGGTGAGCGGCTCTGGGCTCGGCTGGTCCAGCGCGCTGGAGGTTGACCAGATCGGCATCATGCGCTCGCTCGGTACCGCAGCGCTGCGTGCCATGGAAGCGCTAGCCGCCGAGACTGGCGTCGACCCGCGTGATGGCGTCGTCTTGCTCGACGGTAACTATGACTACATTCAGCCGGCCGGTGGCTGGGGGATGACGGTCATTCCGGTGATTAAGGGTGACCGTGATTGCGCTTCTGCTGCCGCAGCCTCCGTGCTGGCCAAGGTCGCGCGCGATGACTACATGGTCGAAATTCATGCCGAAGCGCCCGCGTATCAGTGGGAGCGGAACAAGGGCTACGGTAGCGCTGAACACCGTGCCGCGATCGTGCAATTTGGCATCACGCCCCACCACCGCGCCTCGTGGGCGTTTGAAGGCAACACGCTCTTTTAG
- a CDS encoding OsmC family protein, giving the protein MHAAARTRPTAADWNETLEAVCVADDNTGVRKLSIRDFHFIGDGGADIGGWDLGPSSPEYLLGVISTCLTHTMLCLAAWRGISLDRVEVRVSADNNDARFFGIETDTPPPPHNIRIHVDLESSTLSEQARADFILEAEATCPIVQALRQPTDVTVHF; this is encoded by the coding sequence ATGCACGCGGCCGCTCGCACACGCCCCACCGCCGCTGACTGGAACGAGACTCTCGAAGCCGTCTGCGTTGCGGATGACAATACGGGCGTGCGAAAGCTCAGCATCCGTGACTTTCACTTCATCGGTGATGGTGGGGCTGACATTGGCGGCTGGGATTTGGGACCATCGTCACCCGAGTACCTGCTGGGCGTGATTTCGACGTGTCTGACTCACACCATGCTGTGCCTCGCGGCCTGGCGTGGCATCAGCCTCGATCGCGTCGAGGTTCGTGTCTCCGCAGATAACAACGACGCGCGCTTCTTCGGCATCGAGACAGACACGCCTCCGCCTCCGCACAATATTCGCATTCACGTGGACCTAGAGTCGTCCACGCTGTCGGAGCAGGCACGCGCCGACTTCATTCTCGAAGCCGAGGCAACGTGCCCCATCGTTCAGGCGCTGCGGCAACCGACCGATGTCACCGTCCATTTCTAG
- a CDS encoding DUF2469 domain-containing protein, with translation MDEDAFDDYDRELELALYREYRDVVGQFQYVIETERRFYLANAVDVVRRDSANDFYFEITMTDVWVWDIYRADRFVKSVRVLTFKDVNIEELSRHDIQIPDDLALDGEK, from the coding sequence ATGGATGAGGATGCTTTCGACGACTACGACCGCGAACTAGAGCTCGCGCTGTACCGTGAGTACCGCGATGTCGTCGGTCAGTTTCAGTACGTCATTGAGACCGAGCGTCGCTTCTATCTCGCGAACGCCGTTGACGTCGTGCGGCGTGACTCTGCCAACGACTTCTACTTCGAGATCACGATGACCGACGTGTGGGTGTGGGACATTTACCGTGCCGATCGGTTTGTGAAGTCGGTGCGTGTGCTGACATTCAAGGACGTCAACATCGAAGAGCTGTCGCGTCACGACATTCAGATTCCTGACGACCTCGCCCTGGACGGCGAGAAGTAG
- a CDS encoding YraN family protein, translating to MAAKDDLGRRGEQLAVEYLTERNHVVVDRNWRCAEGELDVVTVSGDMVVVVEVKTRRSMAFGDPLEAVDARKRSRLWRLARAWGVAHPEILRGRSVRLDIIGITGGESTGFDLAHLEDVR from the coding sequence ATGGCAGCGAAAGATGATCTGGGTAGACGCGGTGAGCAGCTCGCGGTCGAATACCTGACCGAGCGGAACCATGTGGTTGTCGACCGCAATTGGCGGTGCGCAGAAGGAGAACTCGACGTCGTAACGGTCTCCGGCGACATGGTGGTCGTCGTCGAGGTGAAAACGCGCAGGAGTATGGCGTTCGGTGACCCGCTCGAGGCCGTTGACGCGCGGAAACGCTCGCGTCTGTGGCGTCTGGCACGGGCATGGGGCGTCGCCCACCCCGAGATCCTGCGGGGGCGCAGCGTCAGGCTCGACATCATCGGTATCACGGGTGGCGAGTCGACGGGATTCGATCTGGCACATTTGGAGGATGTGCGATGA